The Daphnia carinata strain CSIRO-1 chromosome 9, CSIRO_AGI_Dcar_HiC_V3, whole genome shotgun sequence nucleotide sequence ACATATAGACACATTAAAGAGGAGCAAAgataacgaaataaaaacaatgcTAGTCAAAaacgacaaagaaaaaatttgttcCAACCAAATGTTTAAAGGAATTGGTCCATATACTGCTTTGGCAGTGAAAAGCACGACAAAAACTGGGTAAAATAGATTAAAATTTTGAGGATCTGCGAAATAATTTGGCAATTTGGCTCTAGGAAGGGGCGTGTTCAACACTTATCCAGCGAGATACCATTGGGcccggaaaacaaaaagaacagaaGAGACTCAAGGAATCGTTCACTATTTTCGTAGTTTcgaaaatttttgaaaaataggaagaaagaGATACTTTGACAGGAATGTCCAGATAGCGCTCGGTTCGTAGCTTCAAAAACAGGACGaacaaatcaaacagaaaatcaCAGAATGGTTTTGGGagaacaattaaaaaagaggagaacTCAAACATAACAGCGAGTCCATCTCAAAAAATATCAGGCAGCAGACCAGAGCTTTCTTCCGATTAAACAACTAGGGCAACCGTATCTCTTACTACAGCGATACAAGCACCAGCACGTCCAGATGGAAGCGGTGCAAACTGCGATTGAATTCAACAGTAAATTAGAAATCAAATGAGAAAACGAGACGAAGTTATTCTTACCTGTTGCCACAAATTTGTAAGCGGGTCGTACGCTTCGACGAAGTTGAGATAAGCTTGACCATCGAATCCACCAACAATGAACAATCTATCACCCATAAAGGCTACACCCATTGCATCGCGACCATTCTTCATTGAAGTCACTATCGTCCAGGAGTCCGACAGCGGATCATAccttccaaaagaaaaaaaatccaggtAAGATTGGCACAAACACGTCGAACAACAGTGGTAAGTGGGTAAAAACCCAAACCTTTCAACACAATCGAATCGGGCTGCTGATGGATTTGAAGCAGGTGCGTCATGACCACCAAAAGCATAGAGATATCCGTGTGCTACTGCAACACCTACTCCACCTCGTCGTTTGCTCATCGGAGCCACCAATGTCCAGCGATTGGTGTGTGGATCATAGCACTCGACTGTGCGAAGACAAGAACTCCCATCTCGGCCACCCACAGCGTAAAGCCTACAAAAATAAGTAATTTTAActcaaaaaaattcaaaatagataATTCTGTGACGTAATAACATTTCTTACTTTCCGTTAAGTGCTGCAACACCAACGGTGGAGCGCTGACTATTCATTGGAGCAACAAAGCTCCACTGGCGGGTGACAGGATCCCAACGCTCAACACTATTGAGGTATGACCAACCATCATGGCCTCCTACTGCATACAATGGTCCTTCAAGGCTGGCTACGCCCAGTCCTTTGAcgacgaaaaatgaaaatcataatagtaaaatagaaaatgtaacGAAATTCTAAGAGAAATAGGTACCGTGACGATGCGTTGCCATAGGGGGCATACTGCTCCATACTGCATAACATGTAGAATTAATATTAGCATTCAAAGTTTAAATTGTGTTGCCGTATAACAATTAATACTACTACGAGTTCTTGgtaatgattttctttttttacaggGTGGGATGTACGTAACTAACATCACAAAGAAATCAACACGAACGCCGTGAAATCTCCATACTAAGGTATACAAATATTACTAACCTTTGGTCCATGGATCCCAGCATTCCACCTggatcgttaaaaaaaatcgtgttaAGATAGATTCACATGTTGCCAAATGTAGCATACCGTGCTAAGCGTTTTTAGTCCATCGCGTCCACCGACTACGTAGATTTTATTATCAACGACTGCAACTCCAAACTGGAGTCTTCTTCCAGTCATGGATGCGGTAGGTGATGACCAGGAATTAGTACGAAGACAAAACTTATCGACACTTGTTGGTCCCTTGGTTGATGCATCCATACCACCCACAATATATAATGATCCCACCTGAATGATTTCAAAACACAGAAAGATTAGGAAAGTGGTTGGATTACTATTTAGATTAATGAGCACGCACGGTGGATTTCCGAGGTCGTGTTCTAGGTGACTGAAGCGTAGATCGACGTTCGGGAAGTAAGTGATACTTTAGAGCCTCGACAATAAGTTCTTGACAAACCCGATCTTCCCGAAAGATCGGATTGCTTTCTACGTGATCGGCAATAAACtaccaaagagaaaaaatgacGAAAAGATTAATGTCTGAAAAAAGAATCGAGCGTCAGTAAAAATAAGCCTCACCCCAGGAGAAATTAGTGGCAGTTTGATTAATGAGAGCAGATGCGGcagttcttttttcctttcaggAAGATCATGGCGAAGCCACAACATCAGCGCTTGAAACATTAATTCCTCGTTAGGAACGTTTAAATCATCAGACGCCAGAAGCTTGGCAATCTCGTCAGCGGGAAGTAAAACAAATTCCTGGCTTCCTATGACTTCTATGAAATGGTCCTACATAATGAAGCGCACAGAACCAATGAAATGAAAGAGTTTCGATTAAAAAGTTTCATATGTGtgcccaaaaaaaattttacgtaCGGCCGTGTAATCATGAGCTACTTGTAATAGACGAGTGCAGCTTTGGCTATCGGCAAATAGACGAATACCAAGGCAGTTGGAGGGATGAAGTTGGCGTAtcaaaaaagttgaacaagcTTCCACCACTTCTGGTAGTTGAAGTAAGCAGGCAGTGGCCATTAGGCACTCCACAGTATCTTCTTCTAGTTCTACGGCACCTAtgacaatttcaaatttgagaagttgcattcaaatttacaaaaaataataaacttgTTTCCCTACCTGTGTAGCAGTAACACACCAGAGTTTCTAAAGCATCTGGATCTACACCTTGCAGTTCAATCTCATTTTGATTGGCTTCACCAAAATCATTAGTAAACATAGCAGCAAAGTAATCAGATGCAGCACTTAGAACGATGCGATGCGCTTCAATTTTTCGTTCTCCTACCAAATAAGGTATCAAATTTAgtgtatggaaaaaaaagaatgtaaaaAGAAGCTACCTGCAATTAATATGACATCCTTTAGCTTTCCATTAAGATAGTATTGGTTCATCTTACTAAGAATGAGTTGGGAATGATTTTCATGTTTAAAGTGTTCTTCTGGCGAAGTAGTTGGAGATGATGATGGAGAAGAGGTGACTTGGGGATCAATGTTCAATTTTGACAAACCACTAGTGACAGAATGATTATGAGTTTTCTCTCTGGATTTCAGTGAACTGCTCAACCACATTGGAAAGGTTGCACTGCTCTCAAGACGTTGCTCCATGCTCACCATCTAACAGTTCAAATAATCATATTGgtttatataaaaaattttactatTTATATTTAATGTACATATACTGgatttgctaaaaaaaaataaaggtatACTGTAGAACATGCGATAAATTTCAGTTTCTCAACAGGAAAAACTTGCGCTTCACAAATATCTAATGCATATAATCGAATTAATGgcaagcgttttttttttttttaagtttgaatTATACTTCTTTGGCTACATACCAAATACAATCGCACACGTTACGAAATCAAAAGTTTCAAAATAATGCTGTAAAATAACTCTAATTCTATAATGTGTAGCACAAGAAGTTGagaaacaaattcaaaagtcCTTTGTTGATTTCTTGCTTCAAAATCTCCTGTCTAGAAAGAGCAAGACAAAGAGGAAGGGAATTAGAAATAGAAACCTTATTCGGAGTTCGGAGGTTGTACTAAACAGCAattgtatttaatatttttgtagCAGTTCAAAAAACAGACGATTGGACGCGGGGTCCAGGAGGCCTCAGCAAGCAGactgtttcgaaaaacaaaCTAGAAACGAACACCTTGTTCGTAAGAAGATCGTTACTTTACCAAGTTACAGAATTGTTTTACATTCCCATTGTTGTAAGAACTTGAAGAATTATAGAATAGCCATGCCTCCCAAAAAAGCCATTGCTTTCGGCAAAATAGGATCATTTGGACAACTTTCTATCAGTTCTAATTCCCAAGTTTCAGCCAAAAGGGAAGATGGTGGTTTCGGAAAATTTGGGAAAGCGGATGAAGAGTTTAGTGCTGAACCAACAGCAGACGTAGAACGGACAATGGGTTTCCAAGGATTTGGAAAGAATAAAGTAGctccaataaaaaattttgaccTTGAAAGTCTTGTTGAACAGAGCAAACAAGTAGCGAGGGAACGTAACACACTAAAAGTTAACGAAATGGTAAACTCAATTGAAGTAGAAGCTGCTGAAGATGTGATTGGGCCTATTCCACCCCCTCAAGCAACAGAATCAAGTGTCAAGGAAAGTGAGGAAGGAAAAGTTTCatcagcacaaaaaaaatcttctaAGATGAACACAAAGACCCCTAGTGACGATGAAGATGTTGATAGTAGTGATTCTGATGACGATGAAACTGGAACATATATACCAGCTGCGTTGGAAGTGAATCTAAATCATGGAACTAAACCTGTGTCAGCTCTAAGTGTGGATCATTCTGGTGCTCGACTGATATCAGGATCTGTGGATTATGATGTTAAGTTATGGGACTTTGCAGGAATGAGCTCTTCTTTACAAAGCTTCAGAACTATAAGACCATGTGAAAGGTAGTCTCTTAATGAAAGTGAtaagaaatgtttgaaatatCATATTCATATATCTTTGTTTACTAGCCATCCTATATTGGATTTACATTATTCCATCACAGGTGACGCTATTCTTATTATATCAGGCAGTGCTCAGGTAATTTGAACTCCATAACAAAGATGAAATTCTGATTAACTAATATTAAAATTGTAGGCCAAAGTCGTTGATCGAGACGGATACGAGAAAGCCGAATGTGTCAAAGGAGATCAATACATCACGGACATGGCAAGAACAAAGGGTCACATTGCTTCACTTGTCGGAGGAAGCTGGCATCCAAGAGACAAGCAGGAGTTCTTGACATGTTCTCAAGATGGGTACGACCTTTTAGCTGAATATGTCACTCTCGAATGTCCATAATtattaatgaaaattaaaatagaaCGTGTCGTATATGGAATGTTGATGACGTCAAACAACACAAAGGCATCATGAAAAGTCGTTCACAAAGTGGTTTGAGAGCTGCTCCTACTAGCTGTAATTATAGCAGAGATGGTAATCTGATTGCCTGCGCTTGCAATGATGGATCTATACAAATGTGGGATCATCGCAGAATGTTTGTAAGTTAATGGTGCAAACAGGAGGCAGAATAGGCATACTAAATACTTGTCATTTATCATACTTGGAAACGGAATCAATTTTTCAGGTAAACACGTCCGTACTGATTCGTAATGCTCATCAATCCGGCACTGAAACTTCCAGCATCGTTTTCGCCTACGATGGTCGCAACGTAGCTACGCGTGGAGGTGATTCCACCTTAAAACTCTGGGATATACGGCAGCCGAAATCCCCTGTCCATTCGGTTGGAGATCTCTTCTCCAGATTTAGCATGTAAAAACCTTGGAATTTACGAGACGTCAATTAGGTTTAAGTTTAAGTTATCTTacttaaatcatttttttgtcgTTCGGGTTTGCAGGACAAATTGTGCATTTAGTCCAAATGACCAACTTTTGTTGACTGGTACCTCATTTCTAAAGGGCGAAAGTGGCGGCAAGGTAGTGTTTCTAGACAGAAATACTTTCGAGCGCGTGCACGAAATTGATGTGCCTAAAGCACACGTCGTTCGCACCCTATGGCATCCGAAACTCAACCAGATCATAGTTGGAGCCGGTGACGGCAACATCCATTTGTATTACGATACTGCCAAGAGCCACAATGGGGCAAAACTTTGTCTTGGCAAACCCAAAAAAATCAGACCAGTAATTCAAAATCAgaatggtttttctttaacaaaaatactaatttttttcttcttaacaAAGCATGAGATGATGTCTACAGTGCGTGTTATCACACCTCACGCGCTTCCAATGTTTCGTGAGGACAAACCTAGATCCACCCGACGAGCGATGGAAAAGGCCAGAAAGGATCCGCTATTGTCCAAACAACCTGATCTTCCTATCGGAAATAAAGGTTGGAAATTTCTCCATGCCATACCAACAGCCAGGGACTCCTTCAATCCATGTTCAactattctcttttttttttctttttccctctccaGGTTCCGGTGGTCGAGTGGCGACATCAGGCAGTACCTTGTCTTCATACATCGTCCGAAATTTGGGCATCGCCAGCCGGATTGAGGATGAAGGCAACCCGAGAGAAGCCATTCTTAGGCATGCTAGTGCAGCTGCCGCAAATCCATATTGGGTATCTCCTGCATATTCGAAAACGCAGCCCAAACCTATCTGGGCACCTGAAAATAATGATGGTGATGAAGAACCAGatgcaaaaaagggaaaattgaaCTGAGGACGACACGCTTACTCGTAGCTTCCAAAGTTTATCCTGTTTCTGTTTGCGCCCTTAATATGatttcgattttatttttgatttgattgcaATACCCGCACATCATAGGTGAACGATGACTAGTACGTCCGAGTTTGTGGTTAATTCAACATGGGTAAGTCGAGTACAagatgatttttgaaaaaaggcATTGCTAAACAGTTTACTTGTATATTCGTGTAATGCCCATTAAGCCCTCGATACAGTAAGTTCAACCACCAACTCGTTCAGTTGCTGGCTAAAGGAATTGAAGGAAAAGTGCTCAATTACGCGTTGTCTGCCCCTTTCTCCCATTTTGGTTGCTAGATTTCGATTTTCGTAAAGATATTTCATCTTTTCGGCAAAATCTTCTACTGTCGGATGACACAGGTAGCCAGTTCGATGGTCCTCCACTGTTTCTAGTGGCCCTCCACTGTTGACGGCGATGACAGGAAGTTGACAATACATGGCCTCCAAGGGGACGATACCGAAATGCTCCTTGTCTGGCGTGTACAACAATGTATGGCAGTTCTTCAACAAACATGTCTTCGTTTCATCACTCGGCGACCGAAGGAATGTAACATAATCACCAAGTTGCAAAGATTTCGTCAGTTTTTGCAATTCGTTGTAA carries:
- the LOC130689193 gene encoding kelch-like protein 5, which gives rise to MVSMEQRLESSATFPMWLSSSLKSREKTHNHSVTSGLSKLNIDPQVTSSPSSSPTTSPEEHFKHENHSQLILSKMNQYYLNGKLKDVILIAGERKIEAHRIVLSAASDYFAAMFTNDFGEANQNEIELQGVDPDALETLVCYCYTGAVELEEDTVECLMATACLLQLPEVVEACSTFLIRQLHPSNCLGIRLFADSQSCTRLLQVAHDYTADHFIEVIGSQEFVLLPADEIAKLLASDDLNVPNEELMFQALMLWLRHDLPERKKELPHLLSLIKLPLISPGFIADHVESNPIFREDRVCQELIVEALKYHLLPERRSTLQSPRTRPRKSTVGSLYIVGGMDASTKGPTSVDKFCLRTNSWSSPTASMTGRRLQFGVAVVDNKIYVVGGRDGLKTLSTVECWDPWTKVWSSMPPMATHRHGLGVASLEGPLYAVGGHDGWSYLNSVERWDPVTRQWSFVAPMNSQRSTVGVAALNGKLYAVGGRDGSSCLRTVECYDPHTNRWTLVAPMSKRRGGVGVAVAHGYLYAFGGHDAPASNPSAARFDCVERYDPLSDSWTIVTSMKNGRDAMGVAFMGDRLFIVGGFDGQAYLNFVEAYDPLTNLWQQFAPLPSGRAGACIAVVRDTVALVV
- the LOC130689192 gene encoding gastrulation defective protein 1 homolog, whose amino-acid sequence is MPPKKAIAFGKIGSFGQLSISSNSQVSAKREDGGFGKFGKADEEFSAEPTADVERTMGFQGFGKNKVAPIKNFDLESLVEQSKQVARERNTLKVNEMVNSIEVEAAEDVIGPIPPPQATESSVKESEEGKVSSAQKKSSKMNTKTPSDDEDVDSSDSDDDETGTYIPAALEVNLNHGTKPVSALSVDHSGARLISGSVDYDVKLWDFAGMSSSLQSFRTIRPCESHPILDLHYSITGDAILIISGSAQAKVVDRDGYEKAECVKGDQYITDMARTKGHIASLVGGSWHPRDKQEFLTCSQDGTCRIWNVDDVKQHKGIMKSRSQSGLRAAPTSCNYSRDGNLIACACNDGSIQMWDHRRMFVNTSVLIRNAHQSGTETSSIVFAYDGRNVATRGGDSTLKLWDIRQPKSPVHSVGDLFSRFSMTNCAFSPNDQLLLTGTSFLKGESGGKVVFLDRNTFERVHEIDVPKAHVVRTLWHPKLNQIIVGAGDGNIHLYYDTAKSHNGAKLCLGKPKKIRPHEMMSTVRVITPHALPMFREDKPRSTRRAMEKARKDPLLSKQPDLPIGNKGSGGRVATSGSTLSSYIVRNLGIASRIEDEGNPREAILRHASAAAANPYWVSPAYSKTQPKPIWAPENNDGDEEPDAKKGKLN